A part of Aegilops tauschii subsp. strangulata cultivar AL8/78 chromosome 2, Aet v6.0, whole genome shotgun sequence genomic DNA contains:
- the LOC120974002 gene encoding uncharacterized protein, whose product MEQLLQAQTQLIQLQTRNMQNNNNTGGPPPPPPPPPVDRLTRFLRLRPPTFSSSCEPMVSDDWLRSIARKLDTAQCTEVEKVRFAAHLLEGSTAAWWDNYLITYPNIDTITWEQFRTAFRNAHVPAGAVALKKKEFRALRQRSLSVNEYWEEFNQLARYAPDDVATDAARQEKFLEGLNDELSFQLMALTFNSCQALFDKALILEGKQKEIERRTRKRNFHKHNSNSSQKLRTSSPPRHYGSSSKSSELKNRIHELQEKGFIRPSSSPWGAPILFVKKKDGSFRMCVDYRSLNKVTIKNKYPLPMINDLFDQLQGAKIFLKIDL is encoded by the exons ATGGAGCAGTTGCTGCAGGCGCAGACGCAACTTATCCAACTTCAGACTCGAAACATGCAGAACAACAATAACACTGGGgggccgccaccaccacctccaccacccCCCGTAGACAGACTTACCCGGTTCTTGAGGCTGCGACCTCCGACATTCTCCAGTTCCTGTGAGCCCATGGTTTCAGATGATTGGCTCCGGTCCATTGCCAGGAAGCTTGATACTGCTCAGTGTACTGAGgttgagaaggtgcgttttgccgcacatctgCTGGAAGGTTCCACAGCTGCTTGGTGGGACAACTATCTGATTACCTACCCCAATATTGATACCATTACTTGGGAGCAATTCAGGACTGCCTTCCGCAATGCCCATGTTCCAGCCGGCGCAGTAGCTCTGAAGAAGAAGGAATTTCGTGCACTTCGCCAGCGTTCCCTTTCTGTGAATGAGTACTGGGAGGAGTTCAACCAGCTTGCACGCTATGCACCTGATGATGTGGCGACCGATGCAGCTAGGCaagagaagtttctggaagggctgaatgatgagttGTCTTTTCAGTTGATGGCTCTCACCTTCAACAGTTGTCAGGCTCTTTTTGACAAGGCTCTTATCCTGGAGGGAAAACAAAAGGAGATAGAAAGACGCACGAGGAAGAGGAACTTTCATAAGCACAACTCCAACTCATCTCAGAAGCTTCGCACCTCATCCCCACCAAGGCACTATGGTTCTTCTTCCAAGTCTAGCG AACTTAAGAATCGGATTCATGAGTTGCAAGAAAAGGGatttattcgcccaagttcttcaccatGGGGAGCTCCAATCCTATTTgtgaagaagaaggatggtagtttcaggatgtgtgtggactatcgTTCTCTTAACAAGGTCACCATCAAGAATAAGTACCCGCTACCCATGATCAATGATCTATTTGATCAACTTCAAGGGGCAAAGATCTTCTTAAAGATTGATTTGTGA